The following is a genomic window from Onthophagus taurus isolate NC chromosome 1, IU_Otau_3.0, whole genome shotgun sequence.
GTAATCACTTGTTGAAGTTACTTCTGCGTCGCCGAAGTTGTTGCCACAGCTGTAGTTCAGATAGAAAACGAAATGGTAAAGTGATTTTACTTATCCTACAATAACACAATTAATTActatatgtataaatataaccgaaaaaataacgaaaaaattttatacatcGAATTTTTGATAGTTAAATTGAAACGTAAAACGTATAAAATTTGTGAACCATTAGTCGTTAATAAATTGCAACGaacagaaaaaataaacaagcAAAAAATATTGGGGgcttttttgtataaatattgtatttcGTTTCAAACACAAAATGAACATCTATTTTACAACACCCTGAGCGCGACTAATACATACCTGCATAATTTAAAACGTACAACACAAAATCGAAATCCACCGTTCATAAGCGGTTTAATTATTCAAGCGGATATACGTAAAAACAATTACATCAATACTGTTCACGTCCGCTTCAATTAGTACATCAATAATATTATGCTAATGGACTAAAATATGacggtaaataaataataaacgagCGTAAAATTGATATTGCAGTTGCGAAATGAATACATGAGCAGATACTTTGGAAAATAATTTCCGTTGTTatggtttaattattataattccgtgattaaaaaagtaattaatgtaTTCATTTCCCGCAAgctctactttttttttatttttcatatttcagAACATATCGTTCAATATGATGCACCTCGTGGAAACGAACAAAATGCAAAAGTTGACTTAGACGATATCAGTTACGACGGAATTTTAGATGGAAATTACATGAGAGGTGGTCTTGGTCAATTAGTGGACGGTCTTTATGGTGGAGATGACTACCAAAAACAGTTACAAGGCGAAAGTTCCGGTGAGTAAAGTGACTTTTCTACATTAGAAGTCATTTCCAGGTCCAGAGACCGCCGGAAATCGGTCACAAGTCACAACGGGGAAGGTGTTCAACCCTTATTTATGGTCGCATCCTCCGAGTTCGAACCCCCTTCGTGTCGTAGGACAGTAATTTCGTTTCACACATCATCGATTTCACCCTCATCATTCAAAGTGGAATTTCATTTCCAATATTACCGGACCAATTTTCTGAATGTCAATCCCTAAAACTCCAAATTTGTTTGTTACAACCTCGTCTATCAGTTACTAAAGAGgccataaaataaattttacaacttCAACCatacaattttgtattttcaattattcAATTATTACGAAGTATGTTTTATGGAATATATAGGATTATATAGAAATATATTGAGTTAACTAGAGAACAGAATTTAATAACATCCAGTTAATATTGGATCAAACGGAGAACACTTTTAACACGTAACCAATTCAACGATAAAGAGGAGGTTGTCAAATAGTGCAAAATTGCTTTTGACCGTTTCGAAACGTAGGTGCTGTCATATATTATCGAAACCAATTTCGAATTGTGGGTACAGCGTAAAAGCATTAATCAATCAACAATTTCAGTAATTCGGGTGGTTCGTCAAACACTCGCTATTTGCTTCGGAAAACAGTCGCCGTTTCGATGTTGCATGTAGTTAAAGTGGGCGGCAACGTAAATGAACCGAATTacgttttatgaaaatattagtagattattttaaatatggtTTCCATTCAATTCGATCCGTATTTAAAAAGCGCTTCCAAATTAACTTCATTTAAATAGCTATATATGTTTTTGTGTTAATCCCTGTTTTTATAATAGATTATCAAATATATATCaagagtattataaataatatcaaaTACAATCATTACAAAACTAATTAGTTATTCTGAGTGAGCAACATGAATTAGGTTccatcattaattaaattggaaaTAGCTTGTCAATGCGGGGATGTGGAATTCATTTCGGAATTCTCATGGTTCAGCAAGATTAGTAATAACAATCAGTAGTAATCGCAGCAGATATTACCTCTTCTTCAAACAATCCGTTTGTATGCTGCAATGAACTTAGAGAATGTGCAATCAAAGTGACTTCAATTTCGATTGTGAATATGGTAGATACAgaataataaatcttttcaCCACAATCATGTACTGCATATATTGCCACTATATCTCGAATAATTACTAAAGACAATTTATAGATACAAGTAGTAACCAATGAAcgtgaatatcacaaatgttgttaattattcagAATCACTATTGCATGAGTAGTCACATTTTCATTCTGATGATATAAATTCTGTGATGATGTTTCCATGGCTAAAATTGTTTGAGAATGTTTAGAGGCTGGTAGATACTTCGTAAAGTGTTTCGTAGGCGAAATATTCGCAACAATTGTTAGTTAAAGTTACTGAATTTACTGCAATttaatgcaaaacattttaacaCATAACAGAAAAGTTATGCTTTATCCTAACTTTGTCACAACGCTCTTGCTGTAGTGAGGTCAAAAGTGTGAGTTAATAACAAATGAAGATGCCAAAGCAGCAGAAAAGGAACTCTTTTATAACACACTGCATACTAACATAAGCACATTAGGCGAGGTAGAGAATTAATAGTCTTAGGAGATTTAAATGCAAAAACAGGCAGAAGAACAAATAGCTAAACTGTACGCAGGTTTGGAGAAAAAACAGCAAATGATAGCGGAAACCGATTAATAGACTTgtgtacaatttaaaaaactgaGTATGCAAAATGGCttctttaaatataaagaaatatgtATTTCTAATACACATAGCATACAGATACAACACAACTCAAGTCAATAATTGATTATGGTGATAGTTGACTCAATGTTCATCGTGGGTTGTAAGTGATAAATAAAAGCTCCTTGGGAACGAAGAAACTTGGAAACTTGGAAACAAGTTTCTTCACGTCGCGGATGGACTCCtaagaataaaactttaatttttacgataatttttataaattttttatttcaaacaattcaattaatttcaatttcttaaaaaccagtttttttAACGATGAAGAAATATTTGTAACCAATTAACTTGCCCTTAAGgcctttaaaaaatttgttaacgcCTTTTGTCTCGTCCAATCACCTACAAAATTTCACCACGTTTGTCAGATGTTCAATTTTGTGCTCCATAAGTAATTGACGTCGTGCCTGGTGAAGAGATTTTGAATCTCGAAACATGTTGCACTGATCTTAtattaagaataaatattttttcatcgTTCCCAAGGAgcttttatttatcaataattgaTTATGCTATTATTAAACTAaacactaaattaaaaatacaagatagAAGGGAGCTTAATATACAGGTCAGACCAGTACTAAGCACTACCATAACAATAATCCGTAACCAAAATAACGCGAGAAAGATACAAACAAATCTATACAATACAAGAGCACAAAGAAACTACAAAATTATGTGCAATGAgaacctacaaaaaaaaaggctATAAATAAGGCATATCAGAAATGGCTAAATCAAGATACACCAAGGAACAATATCAAATATGAAATGGAACtgtcaaaatataaaagaatgaTAAAGACAATACAGTTACTTATTTAGCAGGATCGCGAGTCTCAATGGCATGGAACCTAGTGCGATCCTTAACACTCCAATAGACGCATGTCATCTAAGAGTTGACGTAGACAGTCTGCCTGGACTGACTAACTAACCTGTTAATACTTTTGCATCATAGGAATAAATATATATCTATTTTGCATGCATTGAAAAGTCATCTAAGAAATGACATGCGCCCACTCTTGTAGTAACCGGCGGCGCGACTATTAAAAAaccataacaataaaaaattaaacatacaaCTTATACCTGTATCGTTATGGAAAGAATATTATGAAAGGGAATTGACAGACAAGAGACCACAGTTCCTAACTCTATCACTAACAACActgaaaagtaaaaaaaaaactgaaagcAATGTAAAACAACATACCAAACGATCCGGAAGAGATCCAAATTGAGTTAATAAAGAACGCACCTAGCTCAATGGTGGAACAGCTGGCCATCTTTTAAGACTTTGTGAATGGTGAAGAAATTCCGGAGACTTGGAAGAAAGGATATATAACATCGATCCATAAAAGAGTCCTAGGCAAAACTGTCACAACTACCAATATCTAAAAGTCACAAATTCACTAAGCAGAGTACCTATATGGTCGAATATTGACGAAGAATGAGCGCGCCGTTTGAAATGGAGAAATAACGAGATCAGAGAAAAACATGCATAGATATAGCTACAAAAAGAACACATCTCCTATTTGTTGACCGAACCAAGGCGTATGACACCATccctcaaaaaaaattgtagcaaattctatcTCAAACATCAATATGATACATTAATTAAGTCTGTAAACTCATCCATGCAAATATCAGAAAACTTGTGATGTTCAATTTTAAAAGCCCTCCACTCGACGAACAGACAACGCTAAATAGCCTACATTTTGCAGATGACGAGGTGGTGGTGACGGCTTGGTCACCAACAGAGCAAAAACATAGTATCTTTGCGTAGGTGGAGGAGAAAGATCTGGTCTCAACGATAACGCCATAATCAAATCGTGCGAAGAATACATACCTCGGAACAAAACTACATGATATTGAGATATGTGAGGTGCACTAAAAACTACAAAATTGCAACTAACCAAACAATTAGGGGAGCAGTTACAGTGAAAGTACACTTCTGGAAAAAAACGGTCAGAAAGACCAAAATGGACAGAACCGATTTTATCTAATCAAATGCAGATCTTTCACAACTTTCAATTTCACTTATATGATTGACTCGTAAACTAGATGATTCCCACTTTAAGCATAAACTTTAATGCTATAGATAAGTATTGATTTTGTAGTCTTGAAATTGTTATAGTTAAAATAGCTACTCCTTGttaattaacgaaaattttGGTACTATACCGAAAGTTTTCGTAGTTTATATAATACATTCAGATATAATGGCCCGAATGTCTcgagaaataactttttcacTACCTGAGGAATGCGTTCATGCCATGGAATTTATCTGATCGTCTATAATGCTTCGTCGCCATCCTATTGACGTGTACAACAGCTTTAATTTTAGAAGAGCCAATTTCTCCAGCCCTCACACTAGGAAttgaatacaaaattaaataattgacTTAATCTTTCTATGATTTACAATAATCAAATCAACTATTTCTCATTTTCGTTTATTGTATGTTAGTAACAAAAGTATGTTGGTGGCTTTAATCAAACAGGCTTTTTGGtcgtaaattaaaaactcATCCCACGACTCTGAACATCCCTGCACCTTTCCGATCCTTTTCATGTTCATATCCCTGATTATTATCTTGATGTCATTTTTTTGGGGATGAGTCGCATACGTTTTCTACTTGTTGACAAGTCCTTTTTTTTCAGGTTCCTGTCCTTTTCAGGCAGTGTACATTCTTCCACCTATAGGTTGTCAGTCACCCCAATTCTTTCGGACCTGCGTGTTTGCCACTGTACAGCACAGCGTAAGTGTTAGTATCTCTGATTCCATCACCTAGACATTGGGTTCAAAAGATGGCAATAACGGCATTACACCGTTCACCTATCATAATACTCTTTCGTTTGCTTTTTCAGTCACTAATGGTCCCATACACTCCGAGGCTTCATTTAGGTTTCATAGCCATACTTTTTTTACAAGGATAAGTTCTTGGCTTCCTTTTCAGAAGACCATTTCTGACGCTCTTGTTAATCTTGCCATTTCTGCCAGTGGAATTGCTTACCGGAGCTGCGAGAGGCTAGAAGGAGCTGTCATACAGCACTTTATATTCATGTCACTACTCCATTTGAATTCCGCGAAGTTTAGCTATTGCTGTATTTTTCGGCAACACTAACACAATAATGTGGTTTTATGATTGgatataacttgaaaaagaaaaCCAGCTCGACGTCTCCTCACAAGACTTAACGTGTTTAGAAGGCCGTTTAGCTCGTTTAACTACATCATTAATCTCGAAAACAAACTTATTAATCttttagtaaaaaattaactagttaaaagttagttttatttaaaaagaaaaatgtttcgtttTCTCCGAGAATTTGTGTTTGAACGTTGTAATCCTTCGATCGATAACAGAATGGTTGAGATctattaatttacattattattcaCCTGCTATCTTGACCCTTCAAAAAGTCGCCGAACCACTCCTTTCTCAAAGCTAAGGGATTCATTCCGGAAAGGCGTGCCTTTCTTCTTTCtaatcgtttattttttgCATCTTGAGGAtgattaattgaattttttaatcaattatcttaataaactctaataatcatttttaaataacgcgttgatttcttttattaggTAGCAGATGGATTGGATGGCACAATAACACTTTAGAAGGATCACCGTTGGAAATAACTTTTCAATTCGATTCTATCAGAGATTTTACAGCTGTTCATATTCACACGAATAACATGTTCATGAGAGGAGTACaagtaattattataaataaattctaatcacaataaattaattgctaTTTATTTCATAGATATTTTCAAGTGTTGAATTATATTTTGGCCTCCATCCTGGAAGGTTTCAAGAGTTTCCCATCACCAAAGTTATCGCACCagatcaaataaatgaatCGGCACGAAATATTACAATTcgttttaaaccaaaattatcaaaatttattagattGAGATTGCGATTCGCGGATAAGTGGATATTGTTAAGTGAAATAACTTTTGAATCAAGtaagttattaaaacaattatttagtttttacgTTTCTTAATATTGTACTTTTTAAAGCTCAACTACAACATAATTTAACCGATGAAATgcttgaaaaatattactcACTTTTTGATATCGTACAATCGACATCGGCGCCACCACGAACTGGAGGAGAAATTATACACGCAAGAAAAGAAATTGCCCCAGAAACAAGTCCAACTCATACAACTCAAACGTATATCGGCTTAATAACGGGTTCATTAGCCATGGTAGTTTTACTGTTAGCGTGTACAGTGCTTTTAATGATAAAGCGAGGTAGAAAAAAGGTCGCTTTACTTCACAAACACACAGCTTTGGTATCTAGCAGCACAAAGCCAGGGATTACAATGAAtatgaaagatttaaaaatgaatatgtCAACTCCTATCATCAATAATGGACTATCAAGATTGTCGTTTAATAACAAATCGGCTTCCGATACaataaattccaaaaaatcgaaaatttgcAATTTATATGGTCACGTTAATGGTGAAGAATCTGATAGCGAAAATTCCGTTTATCATGAACCTTATAAACTACTCCCTGCACCAATTACAAAATTTGGATGCAATCCCGGTAAaactaatttataatttaaaatctttttttactaaatatatatattttagaaatgaaaGGGGTGAATGGTTTCCCAGATGACCTCAAATTTAGTTCACCCTCttctttttataatctaaATCCCCCGTCTGCCTTAATGTCTACTTTACCATCAAAACATGAGTCTCCAGCGTACCAAACTCCGAACGTAGTTCCAGACCAGTACTACGCCGCTACAGACATAATTAAGACTGAACGAAAGGAGCAACACTTCACTCCTGGTAGGTTCACCTCAATAAAGTTACCCGAGAGCCCTCCAGTCGAAGGAGTGACTCAGCTACTGGAATTTCCGAGGCACAAACTACGTCTACTAGAAAAAATGGGGGAAGGAGACTACGGAACggtaatattttcatttcctCGTGTATACCGAGTTTCTTTacaacataatttatttaaaattttttaagattcATTTTTGCGAAGCCGAGGGTCTTCCTGATTACAACGGTAGCACGATTTTTCATAAGAAGCACGTCATTATGAAAAGCCTATGGAAAAATACcgatgataaaaagagaaatgaatttttaaaagaaattagttGGTTGGCCGGTGTTAGAGATCCAAACATTGCGCGAGTGTTGGGTTTTTGTAGTCAGGATGAACCGATGTGCGCGTTACTCGAATACTCAGAGTTTGGGGAACTGGCGAGATTTTTAGTTCAAAATTCCAGCAACGACGAATCACATAATCAATCAATTAGGTATGCTTTCATTTGAGTTTGGCGTTCAATTTATCCAACTTATTTCATTTGATTTTCAGCTATGGATGCCTCATTTTCATTGCAACGCAAATAGCCTCTGGTATGAAATACTTGGAATCGTTAGATTTGGTGCATAGGGATTTATCAGCAAGGTaatcctttaaaatttttcgttaaaaaaccATTAATCTTTATGCATGAAAATGTGTACAGCTACGTTAATGCACATTTCTGCCGAATACCATTACGTAATTTAAGCCCATTTCGAATTTACGATTAAATTGGGAATGTAGGTTAGCGGCGGAACCGTCCAACGCTGGAATTTCCAAATGACATTATAATATACGATGGTTTTGTATTTCTAGAAATTGCGTGATCGATAAGCATTTCAACGTCAAGGTGTCAGACCACGCCATGTACTGCGACAGGTATCATGGCGACTACTATATTAGTGATACCAAATCGAAACTTCCAATTAGATGGATGTCATGGGAAAGTCTGTTATTGGTGAgtgttttatataatattccCGATGGTTTTACAAACGAACATTAGATCTCGCAATAAATCTAAATATTCGTTTCCCTTTAATACCCCTAGGGTAAACAGACTACAAAGAGCGACGTGTGGTCCTTCGCGGTGACCCTATGGGAAATCCTGATGTTCTGTCTTCAGCAGCCTTACGCCGAGTTGACCAACGAACAAGTAATAGAGAACAGCAGCCATTGGTACCAAAACGACGGCTGCCAAAGGTACCTTTCACGACCCACTATTTGCCCGAGAGAAATCTACGATCTCATGGGAGAATGCTGGAAGAGAAACGCCACAGATAGGCCGAGATTTGCCGAAATCCATCTATTTCtacaaagaaaaaacttaGGTTATCTACCTGCGTCGATTTGTTAACGCGAAGGACTTTTaacaaagcaaaaaaaaaagtaataaaagaaaacgaagagtttgaaagaaaaaaaatatgacaTACCAACTTGGAACGAGTGAACTCTTAATTAGTTGTAAGTAccttcgaaaaaaaaaacaaattaaacgtTTGCATAAATGTAAGATTACgaaaatgtgttttaaaatttattcgatCAAGTCGATTTAATAACATTTGgcgtttagtttatttaacaCGACAATAAGTAGTGTCGAGttgatatttttcaattataacgtcattatggttagttctttgaaaatgaaaatgatttaatttcaaacaacGAACATATCATCAATCACTTAGATAAGATTTagttaaatctttaaattaatgaaacatAAAGAGGTGGTATAAATATCAGTTACATTTGGAATTAGgtatggaaaaattaatagatGTATTTAAAAAGTCTGAACTTAGCCATCGCTATAATTTTTGTCTCACTGAGTAAGTTTTTCCAGCCACCTGGAGTCAAAAATTTGTGGCTACAGTCTCGAAAACAAATTCTGGACCAACTCCTGAAGATCCTGTGAATTCAAGGATCCAGACTTTATCATGATAGTcttgaaaatatatattttttaaaactctgAAATTGGCAAACACACACATCCAttccaataataatagttCTTCTTTATATACATATGCAGAATACATTTTCAGcttttcataaaattctcTGAATCTCTCTGAATGGGCAATAACGCGTTTTAATCTGGCTCATTGATAAACGACGAATGTGAATAAACAAGTGAATGTTTGTAAATAGTTTCaacattttgatttgtttctgtttataacatatttaattaaaagctGACCGTAGAGGGctaaattgaactaaaactaattgCTAAATAGACTCACTGAAAGTAATCATTTTGAATTGTAATTACTTCGTGAACATAAACATAAACACGCTGGTGTTCACAAACATTGGACTACGAGAACAGAAGGGATCCGGAAGTACTGTATATATCAGGAACAAAGGTTTGTGTATAAAAACTAAGTGATTTTCCAATGAAAAAGGAAGTGAGCGACATTGAGTTAGTTCATTGGgttgtataataaaaagtaacaGAAAATATTCAGTATTATCTTTTCTATTTAATGAAAAGTTTTGCAAATAACTGTgataaaaaactaaacatGGAGTCATCCAATATTTCGTACTGGCCCATTGACAAAGTAGATTCGTAGGAGCTTGGATCTGTTAGGACCTGCACAAGAAATAGTCTGGGGAGCAAAAAAATTCGATATGGCATGACGACCTGATTACGTTCTACTCATTATAGCAACTTTAACTTGCTATTCAACAGAAAACCTAAGCTATAATACACAATTGTCGGCCTATTAACTTTCGATTCTTTTTGTCATTTCTTTGTTGTCTTTTGATAGACAAATAAAGTTCCACAAgttatttcaaaagaaatggTTGAATTTATTATCGTTGTACTTTGCTTATTAGATAAGTAAAACTTCAATGTCATCAACTCCAAACGTCTCTTTGGACATTATGGTGTTATTCTGGTCTATGCATTTGCAACTCATTAATGACCTACTATTGTATATTAAACAATATGGGAGTGAGTCCATCGTCTTGTCGTAGGCCCTCCCCTGATTTCATAACGTTCGCTCATCAccatcttcttcttcatcttcatcaGCCCGTCTTCATCTACTGCTGGACATAGGCCTCTtctaaattcatcaaaattcaTTTCTGTATTTAACTATTCTTATCCATTCTTTCCTCGCCACTTTCTTCACATCATCGATCCACCTCTTTTGCGGTCTTCCTGCACCTCTTCTAGCTTCTCGTGTTGTCTCCGAAAGGTTGTTCTTTGTGTCCATCTTTCTGTATTTGCTATTTCCACACGCCCAACTCATTGCCACTTATACCTTGCTACTCAACTTAGCCCATCTGTGACTTGTATTCTTCTGCCAATGTCACTATTTCGAATCTTCCCTCTCAGAGTGACTCCTAGCATTGCTTGTTCCATCGCTTTTCATGTTACATTAAGTTGTTCTGCAGTTTTTGTCAAGGCCATCGTTTTAAGTTCGTATGTCGTCGATGACAATATGCAGCTATCATACACCTTTCGTTTTAGTCTTCTCGGTATGACGATAAGCATACCCAGAAGCTCATCACCATCCGTGTCAGATTTACTAACTTCAATGGAATTCCCATTTCCTGCATGGCTATATAGTGCTTCTCGATCTATAGTATTATAGACTTGTATCGAATTCCTACCGTTTTTCAATTACTTGTCAGACTGTAAAATTCTCATGTGTGGTGGATCTGCCACTTCTAAACCCTTACCACCTAAATTCGCCGTACGAGGTGATTCTGTGCTGTATCATACCTGCAAGAACTTTATGTGTGGTACAAAGAAGCGATATCTCCCTATAATTTCGACTGTTAAGCTTATCCTCTTTGTTATGTATTGGACATATAAGAGCAGTCTTCCAATCTATAAACATCTTCTCAGTCTCCATCT
Proteins encoded in this region:
- the LOC111414883 gene encoding discoidin domain-containing receptor 2-like, with the translated sequence MTMIVVWFFSLLGLFSTSCVAVDDHEECRAPLGMQEGRIPDHAITASSSYEAKSVGPQNARLRMEKNGGAWCPKAQISSEVREYLEIDLQKNHLITWTETQGRFGNGQGQEYAEAFLVEYWRSSLNQWVVYKDSRGEKVLTGNSNTYLVVRQRLELPFIANKVRFIPYSEHPRTVCMRVELYGCSHEQHIVQYDAPRGNEQNAKVDLDDISYDGILDGNYMRGGLGQLVDGLYGGDDYQKQLQGESSGSRWIGWHNNTLEGSPLEITFQFDSIRDFTAVHIHTNNMFMRGVQIFSSVELYFGLHPGRFQEFPITKVIAPDQINESARNITIRFKPKLSKFIRLRLRFADKWILLSEITFESTQLQHNLTDEMLEKYYSLFDIVQSTSAPPRTGGEIIHARKEIAPETSPTHTTQTYIGLITGSLAMVVLLLACTVLLMIKRGRKKVALLHKHTALVSSSTKPGITMNMKDLKMNMSTPIINNGLSRLSFNNKSASDTINSKKSKICNLYGHVNGEESDSENSVYHEPYKLLPAPITKFGCNPEMKGVNGFPDDLKFSSPSSFYNLNPPSALMSTLPSKHESPAYQTPNVVPDQYYAATDIIKTERKEQHFTPGRFTSIKLPESPPVEGVTQLLEFPRHKLRLLEKMGEGDYGTIHFCEAEGLPDYNGSTIFHKKHVIMKSLWKNTDDKKRNEFLKEISWLAGVRDPNIARVLGFCSQDEPMCALLEYSEFGELARFLVQNSSNDESHNQSISYGCLIFIATQIASGMKYLESLDLVHRDLSARNCVIDKHFNVKVSDHAMYCDRYHGDYYISDTKSKLPIRWMSWESLLLGKQTTKSDVWSFAVTLWEILMFCLQQPYAELTNEQVIENSSHWYQNDGCQRYLSRPTICPREIYDLMGECWKRNATDRPRFAEIHLFLQRKNLGYLPASIC